A stretch of Actinomycetota bacterium DNA encodes these proteins:
- a CDS encoding ATP-binding protein, which yields MTPEEELRREPARRWIQVAYQLGVVVPLLTYLAIALPTARERLEPSMVLFVIAVAAVDLIPVPAWGGMQLSLSFPLLLGVAIIFGPPEATLIALLGSVDPREFRREVSLLKAVYNRSQMALSILAGSVLFHAVADPHSDWYVLLFGTVLAAFAAYALNATLVAGLEALQQGFTLRQVLVKMHGPAPYEFLFSYIGLGLFGAVIAQFYLSTGFWSVVVFLGPLVFARQMYFRSRALADRLAEQNKLLADQTRRLEELLQKEHHTVGELIELNRMKGEFVAVVSHELRTPVTALMGYAKTLRQPEFADDDKMREEFLERMERQSDRLLRLIENLLTASNLETHQLPVAVGRVLFEDLVREVMEGLANDAVRVHVDMPDDLPVLTTDRQLLTRVLQNLVDNALKYSPDGSPCELEARSDGDYIVFSVRDYGIGIPPDELPRIFDRFYQVDSSSTRTFRGTGLGLSLVRDLLDHLGGTIDVQSTPGDGSKFIVTIPIRYEPPQPGDLDAGRPGDVVIKI from the coding sequence ATGACGCCGGAGGAGGAGCTCAGGCGCGAACCGGCCCGACGCTGGATACAAGTCGCGTACCAACTTGGCGTCGTCGTCCCGCTCCTGACGTACCTGGCGATCGCGCTCCCCACCGCTCGAGAACGGCTCGAACCTTCGATGGTCCTGTTCGTGATCGCGGTCGCCGCGGTTGATCTCATCCCCGTTCCGGCGTGGGGCGGGATGCAGCTCTCGCTGAGCTTTCCGTTGCTGCTCGGCGTGGCGATCATCTTCGGCCCACCCGAAGCGACGCTGATCGCGCTCCTCGGTTCGGTGGATCCGCGCGAGTTCCGCCGCGAGGTGTCGCTCCTCAAGGCCGTGTACAACCGGAGCCAGATGGCGCTGTCGATCCTCGCGGGCAGCGTGCTCTTCCACGCAGTCGCGGATCCGCACTCCGACTGGTACGTGCTGCTGTTCGGCACGGTGCTCGCCGCATTCGCCGCGTACGCCCTGAACGCGACCCTGGTCGCCGGGCTGGAGGCATTGCAGCAAGGCTTCACGCTGCGCCAGGTGCTCGTGAAGATGCACGGTCCAGCGCCGTACGAGTTCCTGTTCTCCTACATAGGGCTCGGACTGTTCGGCGCGGTGATCGCGCAGTTCTATCTTTCAACCGGGTTCTGGTCGGTCGTCGTGTTCCTCGGCCCGCTCGTGTTCGCGCGCCAGATGTACTTCCGTAGTCGCGCGCTCGCCGATCGACTCGCCGAGCAGAACAAGCTCCTCGCCGACCAGACGCGACGGCTCGAGGAGCTCCTCCAAAAGGAACACCACACGGTCGGCGAGCTGATCGAGCTGAACCGCATGAAGGGCGAGTTCGTTGCCGTTGTGTCGCACGAGCTCAGAACACCGGTCACCGCCCTCATGGGCTACGCGAAGACGCTCCGCCAACCGGAGTTCGCAGACGACGACAAGATGCGCGAGGAGTTCCTCGAACGCATGGAGCGGCAGAGCGACCGGTTGCTTCGCCTGATCGAGAACCTGCTCACCGCGTCCAACCTCGAGACGCACCAACTTCCCGTCGCCGTCGGGCGCGTTCTGTTCGAGGACCTCGTGCGTGAGGTTATGGAGGGACTGGCGAACGACGCGGTTCGCGTGCACGTCGACATGCCGGACGATCTGCCCGTTCTGACTACGGATCGTCAGCTCCTGACTCGCGTGCTGCAGAATCTCGTCGACAACGCGCTCAAGTACTCACCCGACGGGTCGCCGTGCGAGCTGGAGGCGCGAAGCGACGGTGACTACATCGTGTTCTCCGTCCGCGACTACGGGATCGGCATACCGCCCGACGAGCTCCCCAGGATCTTCGACCGCTTCTATCAGGTGGACTCGTCGAGCACTCGGACGTTCCGGGGTACGGGGCTTGGCCTATCACTCGTTCGCGACCTGCTCGATCACCTGGGCGGGACCATCGACGTTCAGAGCACGCCGGGCGACGGGAGCAAGTTCATCGTGACGATCCCGATTCGCTACGAGCCGCCGCAGCCGGGCGATCTGGACGCCGGGAGGCCCGGCGACGTGGTCATCAAGATCTAG
- a CDS encoding DUF3662 and FHA domain-containing protein, with translation MPILRDFERRLGALVEGFFASTLRSGLQPVELAKRAIREMDANKTVGVREVWAPNRFVFTLSVADGERFEQVEQALVSELRRVVRETASERGWGLAGPPEIELQTDESLGKGRFDVETSFVEGEEELAPAPSGRATLTALNGGETFTLGTSVVTLGRLPESDVVVDDPGASRQHARIRNSNGEFVLTDLGSTNGTLVNDESVQERVLDDGDRIMIGETVLEFRRA, from the coding sequence GTGCCGATCCTCCGAGACTTCGAGCGACGCCTCGGCGCCCTGGTTGAGGGCTTCTTCGCTTCCACCCTTCGTTCAGGGCTGCAGCCCGTTGAGCTCGCCAAGCGGGCCATCCGTGAGATGGACGCGAACAAGACCGTGGGCGTCCGCGAGGTGTGGGCGCCGAACCGGTTCGTGTTCACGCTTTCAGTTGCGGACGGCGAGCGGTTCGAGCAGGTCGAGCAGGCGCTCGTTTCGGAGCTTCGTCGCGTCGTCCGCGAGACGGCGAGCGAGCGCGGCTGGGGCCTGGCCGGGCCACCCGAGATCGAGCTCCAAACGGACGAATCCCTCGGCAAGGGACGGTTCGACGTCGAGACCTCCTTCGTCGAGGGCGAAGAGGAGCTCGCGCCGGCACCGAGCGGTCGAGCCACCCTGACCGCCTTGAACGGCGGGGAGACCTTCACGCTCGGAACGAGCGTCGTCACGCTCGGCCGGCTCCCCGAGAGCGATGTCGTGGTGGACGACCCCGGCGCATCGCGCCAGCACGCGCGGATCAGGAACTCCAATGGCGAGTTCGTGTTGACCGATCTCGGGTCGACGAACGGCACGCTGGTGAACGACGAGTCGGTGCAGGAGCGCGTGCTCGACGACGGCGACCGCATCATGATCGGCGAGACGGTGTTGGAGTTCCGGAGGGCCTGA
- a CDS encoding DUF4446 family protein, with amino-acid sequence MTFSPETLTLLVLVALGLAALALAFSALSRGRARAEQPRDPVRVTTMLRGLLQGQARQIQQLEAAVRSLAATEQQRGGLIAGAVRHVGLVRYDAFEDVGGRLSFSCALLDARGNGVVMTSINGRQDTRVYAKPVTEGRSAHNLSIEEEEAIRQALATPRETVTAT; translated from the coding sequence ATGACCTTTTCGCCCGAGACGCTCACACTTCTGGTGCTTGTCGCGCTGGGCCTGGCGGCGCTGGCGCTCGCGTTCTCGGCACTTTCGAGGGGGCGTGCGCGGGCGGAACAACCACGCGACCCGGTCCGCGTGACCACGATGTTGCGTGGACTCCTGCAGGGCCAGGCGCGGCAGATCCAACAACTCGAGGCCGCTGTGCGCTCATTGGCGGCTACCGAACAGCAGCGCGGTGGACTCATCGCGGGCGCCGTGCGGCATGTAGGACTGGTGCGCTATGACGCGTTCGAGGACGTCGGCGGACGGCTGTCGTTCTCGTGCGCGCTGCTGGACGCGAGAGGGAACGGCGTGGTGATGACCTCGATCAACGGACGGCAGGACACAAGGGTCTACGCGAAGCCCGTTACCGAAGGGCGGAGCGCCCACAACCTGTCGATCGAGGAGGAGGAAGCGATCCGCCAGGCGCTGGCCACACCGCGGGAGACGGTGACGGCGACATGA
- a CDS encoding FtsW/RodA/SpoVE family cell cycle protein: protein MSRAVVRTSRVSLGSALGFTITALILSVGAYVIAGYGKRGQLPAKFVIYAAIFAGGYALALIAIRRFAPAADPALFATAGVLVGLGFAMIFRLSGGLATEQATWIVVGLAAFVVTIVVVRDHRMLDAYTYTIGLLGLILLMLPLVPGIGRTINGARLWVQIGPLGFQPAELGKVLIVIFLASYLTQKRELLQVATTRLGPFRLPAPKHLAPVLFAWAGSLAILFLQRDLGASLLYFGIFVVMLWVATGRAVYLVIGLVLFAVGAYLGWALFDHVQLRVDVWLNALDPNKVFDVGYGQLAQAQFGMATGGLVGAGLGQGSPGLIPFASTDFIFAAIGEELGLLGTTALLLLYVVLVGKGLRIALEARDPFGRLLATGLSALIGLQTFVIVGGVTRVIPLTGVTLPFVSYGGSSLVSNFILLALLVRISSGPAPGRAVT, encoded by the coding sequence GTGAGTCGCGCGGTCGTTCGCACGTCGCGCGTGTCTCTCGGTTCGGCACTCGGATTCACGATCACCGCGCTGATCCTTTCGGTCGGCGCATACGTGATCGCGGGCTATGGCAAGCGCGGTCAGCTCCCAGCGAAGTTCGTGATCTACGCGGCGATCTTTGCGGGCGGGTATGCGCTCGCGCTCATCGCGATCAGGCGGTTCGCCCCGGCGGCGGATCCCGCGCTGTTCGCGACGGCGGGCGTCCTGGTCGGCTTGGGGTTCGCCATGATCTTCCGCCTTTCGGGCGGACTGGCAACCGAACAGGCGACGTGGATCGTCGTCGGTCTCGCCGCGTTCGTCGTGACGATCGTTGTCGTGCGCGACCATCGGATGCTCGACGCGTACACGTACACGATCGGCTTGCTCGGCCTGATCCTGCTCATGCTGCCGCTGGTTCCGGGCATCGGCCGCACGATCAACGGCGCCAGGCTGTGGGTGCAGATCGGACCCCTCGGCTTCCAGCCGGCGGAGCTCGGCAAGGTGCTGATCGTGATCTTCCTCGCGTCATACCTGACGCAGAAGCGCGAGCTGCTGCAGGTGGCAACGACGCGGCTCGGTCCGTTCCGCCTTCCGGCGCCGAAGCACCTCGCACCGGTACTGTTCGCATGGGCCGGGTCGCTGGCGATCCTGTTCCTACAACGCGACCTCGGCGCGTCGCTCCTGTACTTCGGCATCTTCGTCGTGATGCTGTGGGTCGCCACCGGCCGCGCCGTGTACTTGGTCATCGGGTTGGTCCTATTCGCAGTCGGCGCGTACCTGGGGTGGGCGCTGTTCGATCACGTCCAGCTTCGCGTCGACGTCTGGTTGAACGCGCTCGACCCGAACAAGGTGTTCGACGTGGGCTACGGACAACTCGCGCAGGCGCAGTTCGGCATGGCGACGGGAGGCCTCGTCGGCGCCGGGCTCGGTCAGGGTTCACCGGGGTTGATCCCCTTCGCGTCGACCGACTTCATCTTCGCGGCGATCGGGGAGGAGCTCGGCCTGCTCGGCACGACGGCGCTGCTGCTGCTGTACGTCGTGCTCGTCGGGAAGGGCCTTCGAATCGCGCTCGAGGCGCGCGATCCGTTCGGACGGCTGCTCGCCACCGGGCTTTCGGCGTTGATCGGCCTGCAGACGTTCGTGATCGTGGGCGGCGTGACGCGTGTCATACCGCTAACCGGCGTGACGCTGCCGTTCGTGTCGTACGGCGGCTCCAGCCTGGTGTCCAACTTCATCCTGCTCGCGCTGCTCGTGCGGATCTCGAGCGGTCCCGCGCCCGGACGGGCGGTGACCTGA
- a CDS encoding Stp1/IreP family PP2C-type Ser/Thr phosphatase, producing MRTRVGATTDIGQVREGNEDAILIDDPLYAVADGMGGHRGGEVASNLALQTVEQLFAEREGTLIEQVERANRAVFERSQSDRDVSGMGTTLTAALIEGGAVRLAHVGDSRAYLFRGGKLQLLTEDHTLVHRMVVEGEITETEAENHPHRSVLTRALGVEGDVRVDETNVEVQVGDRLLLCTDGLTGMLSEDEIVSVLQDVRDPQEAVDRLVREANRAGGIDNITAVIIDFTEDGRIDGGGTKEVSRPHPPTTTRHPTPTMTPPPPAGGDVTTWSSPPSTRRQPAPTSSRPPIARKFLVGIVIVLAIAALGFVGVRLYLDSQWFVGVSNGRVAIFRGVPAEVAGIEMNSVVVETSIRAGETEDLAVWSDRLPEGITVDDRDAAEDVVEQIRTDIERARQNAS from the coding sequence ATGAGGACCCGTGTCGGCGCCACGACCGATATCGGTCAGGTCCGCGAGGGGAACGAGGACGCAATCCTGATCGACGATCCGCTGTATGCCGTGGCCGATGGCATGGGCGGGCACCGAGGCGGCGAGGTGGCGTCGAACCTTGCGTTGCAGACCGTCGAGCAGCTGTTCGCGGAGCGAGAGGGAACGCTCATCGAGCAGGTCGAGCGAGCTAACCGGGCAGTGTTCGAGCGATCGCAATCCGACCGAGACGTGTCCGGGATGGGAACGACGCTCACCGCGGCGCTGATTGAGGGCGGCGCGGTGCGGCTCGCGCACGTTGGCGATTCGCGCGCATACCTGTTCCGCGGCGGGAAGCTTCAACTGCTGACGGAGGATCACACGCTCGTTCATCGGATGGTCGTGGAGGGCGAGATCACCGAGACAGAGGCCGAGAATCACCCGCACCGAAGCGTCCTCACGCGTGCGCTCGGCGTCGAAGGAGACGTGCGGGTCGACGAGACCAATGTCGAGGTGCAGGTTGGGGATCGCCTGCTGCTCTGCACCGACGGGCTCACCGGCATGCTCAGCGAGGACGAGATCGTCTCGGTCCTCCAGGACGTGCGAGACCCGCAGGAAGCCGTCGATCGGCTCGTCCGCGAGGCGAATCGCGCCGGCGGGATCGACAACATCACCGCGGTGATCATCGATTTCACCGAAGACGGGCGTATCGATGGCGGCGGGACGAAGGAGGTCTCGCGACCGCACCCGCCGACGACGACCCGACATCCGACCCCGACGATGACACCGCCACCGCCTGCGGGCGGCGACGTCACCACCTGGTCGAGCCCTCCCAGCACGCGTCGTCAGCCCGCACCAACCTCCTCTCGGCCGCCGATCGCGCGCAAGTTCTTGGTCGGAATAGTGATCGTGCTCGCCATCGCCGCCCTCGGGTTCGTCGGCGTCCGTCTCTACCTGGACTCGCAGTGGTTCGTCGGCGTGTCGAACGGCCGTGTCGCCATCTTCCGCGGCGTGCCGGCCGAGGTCGCTGGGATCGAGATGAACTCGGTCGTCGTCGAGACGTCGATCCGCGCCGGCGAAACCGAGGACCTTGCCGTCTGGAGCGACCGCCTTCCCGAAGGCATCACGGTCGACGATCGGGACGCCGCCGAGGACGTCGTCGAACAGATCCGCACCGACATCGAGCGCGCACGACAGAACGCCTCGTGA
- a CDS encoding LarC family nickel insertion protein, producing the protein MRIAYFDCIAGITGDTALAALLDTGVDVDHVKSHLSTLPLEPFDLAVDEVEEHGIRATRVGVSADNVAGVIRTYASVRALIDAADIPPEARRLAHRMFRLFAEADARVHRREPETVTFHEAAGVDALVDLVGVAVALTTLEVQRVFSSAVPTGLGMTRTEHGAMPIPTPTVVELLRGAPMFSLGIASELTTATGAAILAATVEGYGELPTMRVEAAGYGAGAQRLEIPNLLRVLIGEQEPATSRPSVAGTPDLRLVTEPEPALEPEDAG; encoded by the coding sequence ATGCGCATCGCCTACTTCGATTGCATCGCCGGGATCACTGGCGACACGGCGCTGGCAGCGCTCCTGGACACAGGCGTCGACGTCGACCACGTGAAGTCGCATCTGTCGACGCTGCCGCTCGAGCCGTTCGATCTCGCCGTGGACGAGGTAGAAGAGCACGGCATCCGAGCGACGCGCGTCGGGGTCAGTGCCGACAACGTGGCCGGTGTCATCCGGACGTACGCGAGCGTAAGAGCGTTGATCGACGCGGCCGATATCCCGCCGGAGGCCCGGCGGCTGGCGCATCGCATGTTCCGGCTGTTCGCCGAGGCCGACGCTCGCGTTCACCGTCGCGAACCCGAGACCGTGACGTTCCACGAAGCCGCCGGCGTCGACGCGCTCGTCGATCTCGTCGGCGTGGCGGTCGCGTTGACGACGCTCGAAGTACAGCGGGTCTTCTCATCAGCGGTTCCGACGGGGCTCGGCATGACCAGAACGGAGCACGGCGCGATGCCGATCCCCACACCGACGGTCGTCGAGCTGCTCCGCGGCGCGCCGATGTTCTCGCTGGGCATCGCCAGTGAGCTGACGACGGCGACCGGGGCGGCGATCCTCGCGGCGACGGTCGAAGGGTACGGAGAGCTCCCGACGATGCGAGTCGAGGCGGCCGGCTACGGCGCCGGCGCACAAAGACTGGAGATACCGAACCTGCTTCGAGTTCTGATCGGCGAACAGGAGCCGGCGACATCGCGGCCGAGCGTCGCCGGTACGCCCGATCTGCGCCTTGTCACAGAGCCGGAGCCAGCGCTCGAGCCGGAAGACGCAGGCTGA
- a CDS encoding FHA domain-containing protein — protein MTPFVLSVLKYSLLFLLYFFVFRAVRSVALDMAGRRRERRTTEMRAPTEQLAAARTSKGGKPPSHVVVHEADGSKARNVKLSGPTQIGRGAACAIRLSDTYVSLVHARLYGENGSWFVEDLGSTNGTYLNDRKVASPVEVHAGDVVKVGKTVLELRR, from the coding sequence ATGACGCCGTTCGTCCTATCCGTCCTCAAGTACTCCCTCCTCTTCCTGCTGTACTTCTTCGTGTTCCGCGCGGTGCGTTCGGTCGCCCTCGACATGGCCGGTCGGCGGCGTGAACGACGCACGACGGAGATGCGGGCACCGACGGAGCAGCTCGCCGCCGCGCGGACGTCGAAGGGCGGAAAGCCGCCGTCGCACGTCGTCGTCCATGAAGCCGACGGCTCGAAGGCGCGGAACGTGAAGCTGTCTGGCCCGACGCAGATCGGCCGGGGAGCCGCGTGTGCGATCCGGTTGTCGGACACGTACGTTTCCCTGGTGCACGCGCGCCTGTACGGCGAGAACGGGAGCTGGTTCGTCGAGGATCTCGGCTCGACGAACGGCACGTACCTGAATGATCGCAAGGTCGCCTCGCCCGTGGAGGTTCACGCCGGCGACGTGGTCAAGGTCGGCAAGACCGTGCTGGAGCTCCGCCGATGA
- a CDS encoding polymer-forming cytoskeletal protein, producing the protein MIWRREDAETEAEGQARPAEELETGGPRMAEQQSGEVTIIGKGAKLEGTVVSVGSLRIEGQIKGQVNADGDVMLAQESQVEADIRAQNVAVAGRFKGSIVVKGRAELARGGRVDGNITAKTLVVEEGGIFQGQSIMDQQAQQAGQQPAQQPARRENIPEAERAKV; encoded by the coding sequence ATGATCTGGCGACGTGAAGACGCAGAGACCGAGGCCGAGGGTCAGGCTCGGCCCGCCGAGGAACTCGAGACGGGGGGACCGCGGATGGCAGAGCAGCAGAGCGGTGAGGTCACGATCATCGGGAAGGGCGCGAAGCTCGAAGGAACGGTCGTCTCGGTCGGCTCGCTCCGGATCGAGGGACAGATCAAGGGCCAGGTGAACGCCGACGGCGACGTGATGCTGGCGCAGGAGAGCCAGGTCGAAGCGGACATCCGAGCGCAGAACGTCGCCGTGGCCGGTCGGTTCAAGGGCTCGATCGTCGTGAAGGGGCGGGCGGAGCTCGCGCGCGGAGGTCGCGTCGACGGCAACATCACGGCGAAGACGCTCGTGGTCGAGGAAGGCGGCATCTTCCAGGGGCAGAGCATCATGGATCAGCAAGCCCAACAGGCGGGTCAGCAACCCGCCCAACAGCCCGCGCGCCGCGAGAACATCCCCGAGGCCGAGCGCGCCAAGGTCTAG
- the serS gene encoding serine--tRNA ligase, with amino-acid sequence MLDIRAIREDPERFRAGLGRRNMAEAVDELLAADERRRSLTVRVEELRAEQNRASKQIGKAQGDEKQNLIAAVAAVSKEIQKLEPQLADAESGLNALLARVPNVPHESAPDGFTEEDAVEVRRHGQPTTFDFEPKDHAALGELLGVLDTERGARTSGSRFVYLLGDIVQVQFALLRHALDVLVDKGFTPVIPPVLVREEAMYGSGFLPTDEVNIYVTQPDELYLVGTSEVSLAAFHMNEILDERDLPIRYAGYSTCFRREAGSYGKDLGGMFRVHQFDKVEMFSFARPEDSWDEHEFMVGIEEQIVSNLELPYRVVNIAAGDLGSAAAKKYDIEVWLPGQNRYRELTSCSNYVDYGARRAQTRVRREGGDIEVLHTLNGTATAIGRTIIAILENGQQADGSVALPKVLHQFLPESLRELRPRDG; translated from the coding sequence GTGCTCGACATCCGGGCGATCCGCGAGGACCCGGAGCGGTTCCGCGCCGGCCTCGGCCGGCGCAACATGGCCGAAGCCGTCGACGAACTCCTCGCCGCGGACGAGCGACGTCGTTCGCTGACCGTACGCGTCGAAGAGCTCCGCGCCGAGCAGAACCGCGCCTCGAAGCAGATCGGCAAGGCGCAGGGCGACGAGAAGCAGAACCTCATCGCCGCGGTCGCCGCGGTCTCGAAGGAGATCCAGAAGCTCGAGCCGCAACTGGCGGACGCCGAGTCGGGGCTGAACGCGCTCCTCGCGCGCGTCCCGAACGTCCCGCACGAGTCGGCGCCCGACGGGTTCACCGAGGAAGACGCGGTCGAGGTCAGGCGTCACGGCCAGCCGACGACATTCGACTTCGAGCCGAAGGATCATGCGGCGCTCGGCGAGCTGCTCGGGGTGCTCGACACCGAACGAGGCGCCCGGACGAGCGGTTCTCGATTCGTCTATCTCCTGGGCGACATCGTGCAGGTCCAGTTCGCGCTGCTCCGGCATGCGCTCGACGTCCTGGTCGATAAGGGCTTCACGCCGGTGATCCCGCCGGTCCTGGTTCGCGAGGAGGCGATGTACGGCTCGGGTTTCTTGCCGACCGATGAGGTCAACATCTACGTCACGCAGCCGGACGAGCTCTACCTCGTCGGCACCTCGGAGGTCTCGCTCGCCGCGTTCCACATGAACGAGATCCTCGACGAGAGGGACCTGCCGATCCGATACGCGGGCTATTCGACGTGTTTCCGCCGCGAAGCCGGCTCGTACGGCAAGGATCTCGGTGGAATGTTCCGTGTACACCAGTTCGACAAGGTGGAGATGTTCTCGTTCGCTCGTCCCGAGGATTCGTGGGACGAGCACGAATTCATGGTCGGTATCGAGGAGCAGATCGTGAGCAACCTCGAGTTGCCCTACCGCGTCGTGAACATCGCGGCGGGCGATCTCGGCAGCGCTGCGGCGAAGAAGTACGACATCGAGGTGTGGCTACCGGGGCAGAACCGTTACCGCGAGCTCACGTCGTGCTCCAACTACGTGGATTACGGCGCGCGCAGAGCGCAGACGCGCGTCCGGCGAGAGGGGGGCGACATCGAGGTCCTCCACACGCTGAACGGGACCGCGACCGCTATCGGCCGGACCATCATCGCGATCCTGGAGAACGGCCAGCAGGCGGACGGGTCGGTCGCCCTGCCGAAGGTGCTCCATCAGTTCCTTCCCGAGAGCCTCCGCGAGCTCCGCCCGCGCGACGGTTAG